In Myxococcota bacterium, the DNA window TCTCGTTGACCGATGCCCTGACGGGGCTGCCGAACCACCGCGCGTTCCGGGCGGCGCTTCGGCAGGAACGCCAGCGGGCCCTGCGCACCGGCCTCGACCTCGCCCTGGTCGTCTTCGACCTCGACGACTTCAAACTCCTCAACGACCGCCACGGACACGCCGTCGGTGACGCCGTGCTGGCGCGCGTGGCCGGTCTGATGCGGAGCGCGCTGCGCGAGACCGACCTGCTCACCCGCTACGGCGGTGAAGAGTTCGCCCTGCTGGCGCCCGGAACCGACCGCGCCGGGGCCTTGGCGCTCGCCGAGAAGGTGCGCCTCACCGTCGCCGAGGCGGCGTTCTCGGTGCTCGGTCTCGAGGGGCCGATCACCGTGCGAACCACCGTGTCCGCGGGCGTCGCCCACTTCCGGGCCGACGAACGCGCGTTCTTCGACGCGGCCGACCGGGCGCTCTACCGCGCGAAGGCCGCCGGCAAGGACTGCGTCTTCGTCGCAGAGTAGGGCGGGCTACTCCTGCCAGCCTTCCGTTGCCCCGCGGACCATCGCGAAGGGTCCGACGGGCCAGTTGAAGCAATCGGTCATCAGCTGGTTCACCTCTTCCGGTGAGGCGATTCCCTGGTCCACCACGCGCTGGGCCTCCTGGATCATCGCGAAGTAGATGCGGTTGGCGACGAAGCCCCAATGGGTGGGATCGTCCTTCACCACGATCGGGTTCTTGCCGCAGGCCGCTGCCATCGCGCGCACGGTTTCGACCGTGGCGTCGCTGGTCTTCGGCGTGGTGACGATCTCGGCCATGCGCATCACCGGCGGCGGGGACGCCCAATGCCAACC includes these proteins:
- a CDS encoding diguanylate cyclase encodes the protein MRSTPWRWLPHTPAPTDAHPTVQLIPVEDPQEALRRENAALRESVEALRAENEALRALSLTDALTGLPNHRAFRAALRQERQRALRTGLDLALVVFDLDDFKLLNDRHGHAVGDAVLARVAGLMRSALRETDLLTRYGGEEFALLAPGTDRAGALALAEKVRLTVAEAAFSVLGLEGPITVRTTVSAGVAHFRADERAFFDAADRALYRAKAAGKDCVFVAE